AACCAATAATCAATCCTATAGATAATGAAGAATTAAGAATCCCTATATATAAAGGGTTTTCAAAGCTATCTTTTACCAATACGATGAGTAAGCTAAAAAAGGGTTCACTTACAAAATTAGAAAGACTATAAATTAGCATTAACCGAAGTATGATTTTATTACCTTTTATATATGATAAACCTTCTTTTACTTCACTTAAGTCAAAAATTTTAGAGGCTTCTCTTTTTCCATTTTTATCAAGAGTTGAAGGGTTATAAATAATACGGAGCATAAGTGAAATAGAAATTATAAATGTTAAAGTATTTATCACATATATAGTCTCAAGACCTGTAAATTTGACTAGGAAACCAGCTAAAATAGGCCCAATTACGAAATTCACCTGATCTACCAACTCCATAAATCCATTCGCGTTTGTTAAATCCTTTTTATCTACAATCGTCGGAATAAATGAATAATAATTAGGAACCCAAATGGCCTGTAACATACCATGAATAAAAAATATTAGATAAAATAATAGAATAGAAGATTGAACAATAGTCAAAATTATCACAATGATATTTATAATTATAGATAATATATCGATTATAATTAATATGTTCTTTTTATTAAACTTATCACCTAGAGTACCTCCAAATACTGAAAAAAGTATTTCTGGTAGGCTCATACTGATCATAGCTAAAGCAAAAAGAAGTGCTGAATTATTTGATATTTGCAAAACGAACCATACTATAGCAAACATAAACAGGGAATCCCCAAATCTTGATATAGCCTGCCCATAAAAATAATATTTAAAGTTTTTATTAGTTGTCAGTAATGATAAATTCATATTTTCTTCTCCAAATTATCAAATTTTATAATTATATATTTACAAATTTCTTTAGTTCGGGTATAAAAATTTCTTCAATAAATCCGTTGAAATTAGACAATTCTTCCATACATTGTTTTTTTCTATCAATTTGATTCGTTAGGTAACACCCTCCACTACAATAACCACCCAATTTACAAATTAAACAATCGTTTCTATTTATTAAATTATGATTCATCCAACTATTTAGGTTAACATTATTTGACGTAATATTTCCTATATTAAATTCTTTTCTACCAACAGAATAAGGACATCTATAGGCATCTAAAGATGAATCTATGTAATATCCATCATATAGCGACGATGTAGACCAACAGTAATGATATCTTGATCTGCCGGCCTCATATTGATTAAAATGTATCTTTATTAAATTTGATAAATAGAACGTAGACTTTAAAAAAACAATCTTATAATTGGAAGGAATGTTGTTGATTTTCTCAAATATTTTCATTAATTCTAATAATAACTCGTATTCTTTAAACATATAAGGATAATTTATTTCGTTTAGCCTATCATCTACCCTGGCAATCTCAAGTCTAAATAAATCTTTATTTGCCCAACCCCTTTGTTCCATCAAACTAAACATATCTCCTATTTGTGTGATATTCTGTTTATCAATATTCATGCTAACAACTACTGGAATAGACAATTTTAAAAGTATATCAATATTTTCAATAATTCTTTCTCCATTTTTGTTGTTCCCAATATCATAATTCTTTTTATTATTTTGATTTTCTTTTAAAATGGAAGAAGTTTAAGAATTTTGGTTTTTACCCCTTTTTATTTATAGAAAAGCAAGACAATTATTGTATACAGACAAGAAAATAGAAAAATTACGTGTTTCTTTTAAATTTTTTAGGAACTTTTTACTAAAATAATGATGGTTTTACACAATACGCCGATGAGGTAGATTGGCCTGGCCTTCAAAGCATTACGCCTGACACGATGTAATATCAATACAGAAAAATAAACAAACAAAAAGCACGCTTCCTTCTTCAGGTTGACGTGCTTTTTGCTGTTCATATTAAATTTCTTCTAATGCTTGTTGGCGTCTTTTCGAAGCCAACTTTGAGAGGAAAATACTAACTTCATATAACAAGATCAATGGAATAGACACAAGAATGTCTGACATTGGTTCTGGCGGCGTTAAGGTAACGGCGACAATGACCAATATAAAATATGCAATTTTACGAATACGAATTAGTAATTTCGGTGTAACAATTCCTAACCGTGTTAGAAACAGGACAACAACTGGCAATTCAAATAATAGACCAAATGGAAGCACAATATTCAGCATAAAGCTAAAGTATTGGGAGATTCCATATACTTCAACGACACCTAATTGTTTTGATAGATTGGATAAGAAAGTAACGACCATTGGAAAAAGGATAAAATAAGCAAATGACACTCCCAGTAAGAATAAGATAAATGCCGTGGGGATAAACCAAATTGTGGCTTTTTTTTCTCTCTTCGTTAAACCTGGTGAGATAAATCTCCATACCTGAAATAAAGCAAAGGGAAGAGAAAGCGTAATTCCAATCGCAAATGCAAATTGCATATACACTCTTAAAGCATCAGATAATCGAAAAACATTCCAAGTAATATTTTTGGCATTTAGATCATGTGTAAAATAGCGAATCACAGGATCAGCTAACACAAAACCAACAATCAAAGAAATCACAAAAAAGATAATGGTCCAGATAATTCTTTTCCTTAGTTCTTCTAGATGACCAATAACCGTCATGGCTTGATCTTTTTCCTCCATAAAAACCGATTCCTTTCTTTCAAGGTTTTCATTCAGTAAACAATTTCTTATTTTAAGAATCGAATTGTGACTCAGTTGCGGTTTCAGCTTCAGTCTCCTTTTCTTCTTCTAACACATTGGGATTTTTTAAAAAGTACACCAATGTTTGTAGTTCAGTTGTTAAGTCAATATGATGAACTCTCACATTTGGCGGAACCGTTAAACGTGAAGGTGTGAAATTAAGGATTCCTTTGACACCTGCCTCAACTACTTGATCCGTTACTTGTTGGGCCACATAGACAGGTACGGTTAAAATTGCCACTTCTACACGGAATAAATCGACAACCTCTTTTAAGCTTTCCATCCCATAGACGGGAATTCCATCAATTTCCCGATTAAATTTGTTGGGATCACTATCGAAAGCCGCTACGATTTTGGTATTTCTACTTTTATAAAAATTGTAATGTAATAATGCTTTTCCTAGGTTACCAACACCAATAAGGATAACGTTTGTTACTTCATCCTGTTTTAAAAAATCTCTTAAAAATTGAAGTAAATAGCTGACATTATATCCGTAGCCTTTTTTTCCCAGTTCCCCTAAATAGGAAAAATCGCGACGGATCGTTGCCGGATCAATCAGCAATTCTTTACTCAACTGTGCGGATGAAACTCGTTGTTTTCCCATGAGATGCAATTTTTCAAGATAGCGATAATAAAGCGGTAAGCGCTTTGCTGTTACGTGAGGTATTTTATTTTCTTGAGCCATGCTTTTTCTCCCCCAATATCTTCGTTTCAATGAAATGAACAATCCCATTAAAGTCGTTTATATCATAAACCGGGACTTCTTCTAGTTGTAATGGTAGAGATGTTGCAATCGCGATTACATCTTTTAATTGAGGAAGTAGTTCTAGATCCGTTTCTCTTCTAACTAATAAAACTTTGGGCGGAGACTCGTGTTTATAACCTTCTACAAAAATGATATCAACATTTTCTATGTGTGATACAACTTCTTCAAATGAGATTGGTTTTGCTAAATTTTCAATCATTGCTAGTTTTTCTTGCGAATTGATCAGTACGATATCAGATCCAGCCTGAGCATATTTCCATGTGTCTTTTCCCTGTACATCCATTTGAAACCGATGGGCGTCATGTTTAACCGTAGCCACTCGATAACCTTTCTCTTTAAAGGCAGCAATGATCTTCGTTAATAGTGTCGTCTTACCACTACCTGAGAAACCTACAAAACTAATGATGGGAATCTGCTTGTTTAACAACCGAAATAACCTCCGTAACCGAGACGAATAATTTCTTCCTTGGTTACTTTTTCGCCTACTAAGATACGAGGTAAAACTGCATCAAATGCTGTATAGGGATCGTGAAGCACACCACCAGGTAATCCTAAAACAGGAATGGTGCCAATATAAGCGATCATTAACATCGACCCAGGTAGCATGGGCGTACCTTGAGTGACCACTTCACTTGCTAATTCCCGAATGGCAAACGGACTTCGATCATCAGGATCGACTGACATTCCACCCGAAACAAGAATCAGATCTACTTTTTTCTCGACAAAATCATTAATTTCCCTTTGGATCAGATCAATATCGTCAGGAGCAAATCGTTGTTCGATTAGTGTTGAGCCAAATGCTTCTAACTTCCTTTGAATAATTGGTCTGAAGCGATCTTTTATTCTTCCTTTATATACTTCGCTCCCTGTGGTAACAAGTCCCACTTTAAAAGGAATGAACTCTTTTACTTGAATGACCGCTTTTCCTTTTACCAATTGTTCTACTTTCTCTACCCATTTCTCTTCAACAATCAGAGGTAATACTCTTGTACCTGCTAATTTAGAACCTGGTTGTACAATTTTGTGATTTACAATTGTCGCTAGAGCAACATCTTGTACATGATTGATTTGGTGAACCAATTCTTCATCGATTTTCGCAAGTCCATAAATAGATGAAGTTAATGTCACTTTTCCTTCATAGGGATCATTCATTTCGACGTTTTTGCCTGCGATTGCCTTGGCCAAACGAATGGCAGCATCGTTTTCGTGAAGATACCCTTCCTTCCAATCAATGACATAGATATGTTCTTTGCCAATATTTAAGAGTTCTGGAATATCTTCTTCACGAATCACATGACCTTTTTTAAAAGCCCTTCCTTTAAACTCTCCTGGTACAATCTTTGTTAAATCATGAGCAAGAGTATACCCCACGGCATCCTCTACTCTAATTTCTTTTAACATCTCGTTTTTCACAATCTTCCTCCTTGATCCAAACTAATGCTTGCTGATAATCTTCTGGATGATTCATATTAAAGAATATTCTCTCGTTGCGATTAAATCGAGCCACGATTTGTTCAGCAATGATCATTTTATTTTCTTGCTCGAAGATCCATTTTACAAGGCTGTTCTTACCCTCTACTAATACTTTTTCTATCGAGTCTAATACGTTTTTTGCATAAATTCCATATAATGGTTGCAACTGCCCTTTCCATTTTGGTATAACTAGGTCGACTTGCCTTGTTTCCGCTAATTCCACCATATAACAAGCGAACTCCATCGAAAAAAACGGCATATCTGCTGCAACAACAAAGTGATAATGATGATCACTTTCCTTAAGACCTGTTCGAATTCCATTTAATGGTCCCAAATAAGGAGTCGAATCATAGACCACATGAATTGGGATTCGTGCATGATCAAATGACGGAAATCGATATTCGCCACCTGAAACAATGAAGATTTCCTGCGAGTATTTACTTAAATATCGGATCGACCGCTGTAGCATCGTTTCCTGCCCCATCATTAAATCCCACTTAGGATATCGATTCATTCGTTTATTCTGACCACCAGCTAATAATATCGCTGCAAAATCCATTTCTTTATTCCTGCCTATATTGTACAATATTTTCAATCATTTTGCTCACAAATGAACAAACTTCATTTATTTTGATTCTATCCTAATTATAATTTAATACAACCTTTTTCAGTACAAATTTCATTAACTGAATAATCATGATCATCTCTAGGTAAATGTTGAACCAGTTGGAAATCATAGGCAACACCAATAAGGTAGGGAAGTTTTCTATAACGATCAAAGAAACGATCATAATATCCCCCACCATACCCCAATCGGTATCCTTCTTGATCAAACGCTAACCCTGGTACTAATACTAGCTCAATTTGGTCAATGGGAAAAGGATTTTTATCACAGATAAGGGGTTCGAGAATGCCATAGTTTCCTTCTTCTAATTCATTCCACGACTGAATGAAATAAGGAACCATTTGCTTGTTTGTCGGATTTGTCTTTGGTACAATCACTTTTTTCCTCTGCTGCCACGCATTTTCAATTAATAAAGTTAAATCGACTTCATTGCGAAAAGAAAGATAAACCATCAATGTGTTACTATTTTGATAAATGGGATGGTGCAATAAATGCTGAACAATTTTAGCCGATGTATTTCTAACGATTTTCGGATCTAATTGGTTTCTTTTTTCTGTGAAAAACCGACGTAAACTTTCTTTGGTTTGTTTCCCCATTCTTCCTTCCATTCCTTTCACTTGCCTCGCTTCCTGATTATACGTTACACTTATTTATGGATTATTGAATGAGGTGAATATATGATTTTATTACAAACGAAAAAGATCTCCAAGTCGTTTATTATAGATCCCATTTTATCGAATATTGATCTACAAATCCATTATCAAGAACGGGTCGGACTCGTAGGTGTAAATGGAGCGGGTAAATCTACCTTACTTAAAATCATTGCCGGTGAACTAACTCCTGATTCTGGTGAAATTCAAGTTGCAAAAGGCTCTACTATCGGCTACCTTTCCCAAGATAGCGGTTTAGAATCCAATAAGACGATTTGGGAAGAAATGCGATCTGTCTTTTCTAATCTTATCGAACAAGAAAAAGTCCTTCGTCAAATGGAGCAAAAGATGGCGACACTTTCGGAAACGGATCCAGAACAATATGAACACTTAATGAATGACTATGCAAAAATAAGTCAAGATTTCCAAGAAAAAGGCGGCTATAGTTATGAAGCTAAAATTCGTGGAGTGCTACATGGTCTTGGTTTTCAACAATACGATTACAAGACAACCCTAATTTCTACACTAAGTGGTGGACAAAAAACAAGACTTGCTTTAGCTCGGCTTCTCCTTACTTCCCCAGATTTATTGGTTCTTGATGAACCTACTAACTATCTTGATATGGAGACGTTAACATGGCTAGAAGCATATCTCAAAGCTTACCCTGGAGCGATTCTTCTTGTCTCCCACGATCGCTACTTTCTTGATCGTCTTGTTACGGTGATCTATGAAATTGAAAGAACCAAAGTAACCCGTTATGTTGGGAATTATAGTGCCTATATTGAACAAAAAGCAGCAGAAATTGAACAAAAGTTGAAGCAGTACGAAAAACAGCAAGAAGAGATTGCAAAATTGGAAGATTTCATTCAAAGAAATATTGCCCGAGCCTCAACCACAAGAAGAGCTCAAAGCCGTAGAAAAGCTTTAGAAAAAATGGAACGTATCGATCGACCAATTACAACTCAACGAAAATCTTATTTTACGTTTGACATTGAAAAACAAAGTGGGCATGTTGTATTGCTAGTGGATAACATTCGCATGCAGTTTGAGCAGCAATTGCTTTTTCGTAACGTTTCCTTCCAAATTCATCGACAAGATCGAGTGGCCTTAATTGGCCCAAATGGTGTAGGGAAATCAACCTTATTTAAAATCATCTTAAACCAACTCAAACCAATAAGTGGTTCTATCAAATATGGCTCAAACGTTGCAATTGGTTATTATGCTCAAGAACAAGATGATCTAACGCCTGAAAAAAGTGTTCTTGATGAAATCTGGGATCAATATCCAGAGATGAACGAAGTAGAAGTCCGAACCCTCCTAGGCAATTTCCTCTTTACAGGGGATGATGTCTTTAAAAAAATTAAGGATCTAAGTGGTGGAGAAAAAGCCCGTGTTGCATTAGCAAAATTGATGTTAAAAAAGGCGAATTTCCTTCTCTTAGACGAGCCTACAAACCATTTGGATATCATTAGTCGCGAGGTTCTTGAAAATGCTTTGGTAGACTACCCTGGAACGATCTTAATGATTTCTCATGACCGTTATTTTCTGAATCGAATTACAACTATGACTCTTGAATTATCACAAGATGGTGTGAAAACTTATCTAGGAAACTATGATTATTATCTAGAAAAAAAGGCAGAAGAAGAGCAAGAAAAAGAATACCAACAAATGAAAGAGACGGAAAAATTACAAAGAAACCGATTCATTGAAGAAAAAGAACGAAAAAAAATCGAACGTCAACTCAAACGACAAATTGAAGAGATTGAGTTACAAATTGAGCAACTGGAAGAGAAAATCACTTTGATTGAGGGAGAACTACTTCTTCCTGAAGTCTATTTGGATCATCAACTTGCTCACAAAAAAAATCAAGAATTACAGCAATTGAAAGAAAACTTGAATCAGGTGTTAAATCGATGGGAAACACTACAATATGAGCTAGAGGAAATTCTCTAGCTCATTTCTCTTCTAAAGCCAAGTATAGCATTGGCGATGCCACAAAAATAATCATCGTTGAAGCAGCTACAATTCCCGAATCATTTACAAGTAATGCTATAAACGCACCAACCACAATTCCATAAAAACCATAAAATAGGTAGGGTGATTGTTCAAAAAAAGTTTTTATAGCTCCGCGAGGTTTCATAAATAAGATGCCAATCACGACTAAAGATGTAACCATAACCTTACTCCAGGAAGAAACCTGTATCAGCTTCCAGTTCATGGCTAACTTTCGAGCGATGATTGAGTAGATCGAAGAAAAATCGCCTTGTGTCAGTAATTGTAACGCCCTTCCTATATGTGATTGTTCATCACTTCCAATGGCAAGATTGCTGCAGATTAAGGCTGAAAAACCCAAAACCATTAATGCAAGAAATATCCAGATACCTTTCTTGCGAAAAGAAACGTGTAACATTTGAAGAAAAGTAAATGTCGTTGCTACCAAAGCAGAAATTGCGCCTCCTGCATTCGTTCCTAGGGTTGGGGCTAGAAGAAAATAACTAATTACACTATAAATCAGAGCAGTTACTCCTAATGTCCAACGATTTCGTTTTTTATGAATGATTGACGATGTAAATAGGAGAGTTGCACCAATATATACTCCCATATATTCATTGCCAATTCCATAATACCTTGCTCCAATGATCGGATCATAGCCAAGATAAGATCTTTTCATAAAGTAGGCACCCATACTTAGATCAAGTGTAATTCCTAACCATGTAAGAAAGCCAATGACAACAAAGATTGAAATCGACTCTTTGTACCTTGTTACTAACCCTAATAAAAGACTGATGATGAATAAAAGGAGAATATAGAGCCATGGTTGAATCTTGTAAAACGGAGAAGTGACTAGAAGCAGTAAAGGCAAATACAACATTCCAATTAAACCAATTCTCATAAAACGATACCCTTTTTTCCACTTTATGAACCAAACTGCCATCGATAGAATCAAGAGAATAATTTGCCAAAAAATAAAGGTATATAAAACTGTTGGTCTTTGACGATAAGTGATAAATAGTTGATTTAGATCATTGAGCAGTAACCGATCTGATGAAATGAGTTCCATACTTTGTCCAATCATCTCTGATGGCAAATGATCAACTCCTAACAGGGATAAAATAGTAGGTGCAATATCCACATTACTAACAATTCCAATCCTCTTTGTCGTATTCGATGTTAAGAAGTTTCCTGCCGCTTTTGGGTTGTACCACCAAATAGGAGCTAACAACTGACGATCTTCGATCGCCTGATCAGAAACCATTGGTGCAAAGACAAGTAATTGTTGATTATCATTTAATTCATTTTTCAAGCGTTCAATAAACTTCCCTTGTTCTTGAATGATCATTCGTCTTACCGTTTGATACTGGTCTATACTCATTTGTTTTTTAAATTGATCCAATCGGTATAAATCGCCAAGATCAAAAACAATTAATGAAATTCCTGCATTTCGATCTTGAAGAAATCTTTGATATAAGTACTCATAATTCGTTTTCACCCCATAAGGTCTTGCTGGATCAAAAACAATGGTATGCTTTCCCACATCACCAAAACTTTGTCCATTCTTATCCATGATAAGTAGCGGGGCATAACGCTTTGGGATATCGATATCCTGATTCCCATAGACTCGAGCTTGTAATCCAGCTTGTTTTAGCGAATCTCCTAAAACTCCATAAACAAAAGGGAATTTCTGATTTTCTTCTTGAAGAAGACTTTGAATAGAGAGAAAAAGAATCGTTTGATCATTTACGATTCTTCCTGTTTGTTGACGATAGAGATCCTTGGCGCGGACTTTTCTGACTTCATCCACATATTCTATACCTAAAAATGAATCACCAATATCCTTCGAACTTAATGCACGAGTACTCACACTAATCGTCAAATAAGCATTCGAATCCGTTTTGCTTCCCGCTGAATTAATATTCATCGCTCCTTTTGCAGCAGATTGCTCTAAGGTATGAAAACCAACGGTATTGACATAAAGGGGATAATCCAAAAAAGCAAGATGATTCACAAGCACCATGATGATTTGTGTGTCAATCTCTTCTTTCTTTTCAGAAGCGAATGAAAAAGACGATCCTAATAATAAGATCGTCAAAATGGTTAGAACGAAGGAAATTCTTTTAAACATGTTAACATCCCTTCTAAACAAGCTAATTCTATTTTTCCCATGTTTAGAAGGAATCATCCCTATCAAGGGGAAAAGATAAAGTAACTTTTGTGCCCTCACCAAGTTTGCTTTGAATATCTAATGTTCCCCCATGGTTTTCCATAATTCTACATGAAATCGGGATTCCTAAGCCAGTCCCTGTTTCTTTTGTCGTATAAAAAGGTTCATAAATTTTTGCTAGATTTTCTTCGGAAATTCCTACGCCATTATCAATCACATAAACATAGATCACTCTCTTTATTTCATCGTACGAAGTCTTAATGATGACTTCACCACCGTCATCCATGGCTTGGATTGAATTCCGAATTAAATTGATAAATACCTGTTTGATTTGGCGCTCGTCTAAATCAACCGATGGCAATTGATCGGCTAATTTCATTCCTAATTTCACATTATAAAGCAGCCCTTCGGCGTTCATAAAACCGATAGTATCTTTAATGATCTGGTTTAATGATGCCGTTTTCATTTGTGGAGCACTTGGTTTTGCTAAAAGCAACATTTCCTTAATGATCTCATTAATATGGGCAATTTCCTTAAGAACGATCTCTAAATATTGTTGATTATTCCCCTTTAGTTCATACTTTAATAGTTGAATAAACCCTTGAATCGTGGTTAAAGGATTTCGGATCTCATGTGCAGTTCCAGCTGCCAATTCTCCAATCAGCGCTAGTTTATCTGCTCTTTGGATTTGTTCTTCTAGTTCGATGACTTTAGTAATATCTTTATAAATTCCTACCGCACCGATTTGTTCTCCATTTTCATTTCTCATTAACTTGGTGGAAATGATTAAATGGACTGTTCTGCCATCTTCTGTCTTAATCTTCTTTTTATGGTTGGTATATTCATACCCACTTCTTAGGGTAAGGGTTAATTTTGTAAAAATCGTTTTTTTCTTAATAAAAAGATCATCATAAGATTTTCCAATTACTTGTTCCGCCTTTAAATCTGTCATTTCTTCGGCTCCACGGTTAAAACTAATAATAATTCCTTGATTATCAACCGTGATCACCCCATCTGAGATGGAATCTAAGATAATCTTTGATCGTTGTTCTACCTTTTGCAATCGACTTTGCTCTGAGATATCAATAAACGAACTGACGATTCCTAATAATTCCCCTGCTTCATCATAGATCGGTTTGGTTGATGTAACAACGGGTATTTCCCTTCCGTCTTTCGTTGGACAGAAACTTTCAAATCCCAAAAAACTCTCGCCAGATCGTAAAGTTTCCCAGAAGATATGTTGTGTATCACCCAAGAGATTACCAGATACTGTAAAATTTTCAATTTCCTCTTTTGTAAAACCCGTCATTTGTATTGCAGCTTCATTTACAGATTGAACTAAACCATTTTTATCATAATAGACGATACCAAAGGGGATATTATCAATGATCGATTTAATCACTTTATAACTTGAGGTTAAATCTTCATTTATATGATTGACGGATTTTGCAATCTCACCAAACCGATCATCCCGCATACTTAATGGTTCCCCTGTCTTCTGTAATGCTTGTAATTCTTGTTTTAACTGATTGATTTGTCTTTTTGTTTTGAGATCGACCCATTTTGCACCCAAAATAGCAATCACAAAAGCAAT
This Tepidibacillus fermentans DNA region includes the following protein-coding sequences:
- a CDS encoding MFS transporter; this translates as MNLSLLTTNKNFKYYFYGQAISRFGDSLFMFAIVWFVLQISNNSALLFALAMISMSLPEILFSVFGGTLGDKFNKKNILIIIDILSIIINIIVIILTIVQSSILLFYLIFFIHGMLQAIWVPNYYSFIPTIVDKKDLTNANGFMELVDQVNFVIGPILAGFLVKFTGLETIYVINTLTFIISISLMLRIIYNPSTLDKNGKREASKIFDLSEVKEGLSYIKGNKIILRLMLIYSLSNFVSEPFFSLLIVLVKDSFENPLYIGILNSSLSIGLIIGSLVSFKIKISHMKLIILSEILMGILMIIFIMAFPHISTFLIYILIGVILSVEQINVNTLYQLYTKEEVMGKIMGIRVFSTQSLRPISKGIGGYIADRIGVKYIMLISGLLVFLNGLIFYSNHLSNKIQIKEEQVEN
- a CDS encoding SPASM domain-containing protein; translated protein: MSIPVVVSMNIDKQNITQIGDMFSLMEQRGWANKDLFRLEIARVDDRLNEINYPYMFKEYELLLELMKIFEKINNIPSNYKIVFLKSTFYLSNLIKIHFNQYEAGRSRYHYCWSTSSLYDGYYIDSSLDAYRCPYSVGRKEFNIGNITSNNVNLNSWMNHNLINRNDCLICKLGGYCSGGCYLTNQIDRKKQCMEELSNFNGFIEEIFIPELKKFVNI
- the tatC gene encoding twin-arginine translocase subunit TatC translates to MEEKDQAMTVIGHLEELRKRIIWTIIFFVISLIVGFVLADPVIRYFTHDLNAKNITWNVFRLSDALRVYMQFAFAIGITLSLPFALFQVWRFISPGLTKREKKATIWFIPTAFILFLLGVSFAYFILFPMVVTFLSNLSKQLGVVEVYGISQYFSFMLNIVLPFGLLFELPVVVLFLTRLGIVTPKLLIRIRKIAYFILVIVAVTLTPPEPMSDILVSIPLILLYEVSIFLSKLASKRRQQALEEI
- a CDS encoding redox-sensing transcriptional repressor Rex, which codes for MAQENKIPHVTAKRLPLYYRYLEKLHLMGKQRVSSAQLSKELLIDPATIRRDFSYLGELGKKGYGYNVSYLLQFLRDFLKQDEVTNVILIGVGNLGKALLHYNFYKSRNTKIVAAFDSDPNKFNREIDGIPVYGMESLKEVVDLFRVEVAILTVPVYVAQQVTDQVVEAGVKGILNFTPSRLTVPPNVRVHHIDLTTELQTLVYFLKNPNVLEEEKETEAETATESQFDS
- the mobB gene encoding molybdopterin-guanine dinucleotide biosynthesis protein B is translated as MLNKQIPIISFVGFSGSGKTTLLTKIIAAFKEKGYRVATVKHDAHRFQMDVQGKDTWKYAQAGSDIVLINSQEKLAMIENLAKPISFEEVVSHIENVDIIFVEGYKHESPPKVLLVRRETDLELLPQLKDVIAIATSLPLQLEEVPVYDINDFNGIVHFIETKILGEKKHGSRK
- a CDS encoding molybdopterin-binding protein; amino-acid sequence: MVKNEMLKEIRVEDAVGYTLAHDLTKIVPGEFKGRAFKKGHVIREEDIPELLNIGKEHIYVIDWKEGYLHENDAAIRLAKAIAGKNVEMNDPYEGKVTLTSSIYGLAKIDEELVHQINHVQDVALATIVNHKIVQPGSKLAGTRVLPLIVEEKWVEKVEQLVKGKAVIQVKEFIPFKVGLVTTGSEVYKGRIKDRFRPIIQRKLEAFGSTLIEQRFAPDDIDLIQREINDFVEKKVDLILVSGGMSVDPDDRSPFAIRELASEVVTQGTPMLPGSMLMIAYIGTIPVLGLPGGVLHDPYTAFDAVLPRILVGEKVTKEEIIRLGYGGYFGC
- the mobA gene encoding molybdenum cofactor guanylyltransferase; translation: MDFAAILLAGGQNKRMNRYPKWDLMMGQETMLQRSIRYLSKYSQEIFIVSGGEYRFPSFDHARIPIHVVYDSTPYLGPLNGIRTGLKESDHHYHFVVAADMPFFSMEFACYMVELAETRQVDLVIPKWKGQLQPLYGIYAKNVLDSIEKVLVEGKNSLVKWIFEQENKMIIAEQIVARFNRNERIFFNMNHPEDYQQALVWIKEEDCEKRDVKRN
- a CDS encoding 5-formyltetrahydrofolate cyclo-ligase; the encoded protein is MEGRMGKQTKESLRRFFTEKRNQLDPKIVRNTSAKIVQHLLHHPIYQNSNTLMVYLSFRNEVDLTLLIENAWQQRKKVIVPKTNPTNKQMVPYFIQSWNELEEGNYGILEPLICDKNPFPIDQIELVLVPGLAFDQEGYRLGYGGGYYDRFFDRYRKLPYLIGVAYDFQLVQHLPRDDHDYSVNEICTEKGCIKL
- a CDS encoding ABC-F family ATP-binding cassette domain-containing protein; this encodes MILLQTKKISKSFIIDPILSNIDLQIHYQERVGLVGVNGAGKSTLLKIIAGELTPDSGEIQVAKGSTIGYLSQDSGLESNKTIWEEMRSVFSNLIEQEKVLRQMEQKMATLSETDPEQYEHLMNDYAKISQDFQEKGGYSYEAKIRGVLHGLGFQQYDYKTTLISTLSGGQKTRLALARLLLTSPDLLVLDEPTNYLDMETLTWLEAYLKAYPGAILLVSHDRYFLDRLVTVIYEIERTKVTRYVGNYSAYIEQKAAEIEQKLKQYEKQQEEIAKLEDFIQRNIARASTTRRAQSRRKALEKMERIDRPITTQRKSYFTFDIEKQSGHVVLLVDNIRMQFEQQLLFRNVSFQIHRQDRVALIGPNGVGKSTLFKIILNQLKPISGSIKYGSNVAIGYYAQEQDDLTPEKSVLDEIWDQYPEMNEVEVRTLLGNFLFTGDDVFKKIKDLSGGEKARVALAKLMLKKANFLLLDEPTNHLDIISREVLENALVDYPGTILMISHDRYFLNRITTMTLELSQDGVKTYLGNYDYYLEKKAEEEQEKEYQQMKETEKLQRNRFIEEKERKKIERQLKRQIEEIELQIEQLEEKITLIEGELLLPEVYLDHQLAHKKNQELQQLKENLNQVLNRWETLQYELEEIL
- a CDS encoding PAS domain S-box protein; protein product: MKERLNDIYVYVVMFLLVPMILLIFFFYYDKNDTYLSHVKQTEAEMADILLSEQVYMMNQLEKSPLIINEKPEDIMNFSKAYAHGIQKILLGISKEGLNHGALGIYSSSKEKVVLHLGLKEILSIFSNPLIQLNLEYRGTDPFYTELNGKLVYFVPITENGSVKGFIYTYHVDEQKQTDPYLFALIFLIAFVIAILGAKWVDLKTKRQINQLKQELQALQKTGEPLSMRDDRFGEIAKSVNHINEDLTSSYKVIKSIIDNIPFGIVYYDKNGLVQSVNEAAIQMTGFTKEEIENFTVSGNLLGDTQHIFWETLRSGESFLGFESFCPTKDGREIPVVTSTKPIYDEAGELLGIVSSFIDISEQSRLQKVEQRSKIILDSISDGVITVDNQGIIISFNRGAEEMTDLKAEQVIGKSYDDLFIKKKTIFTKLTLTLRSGYEYTNHKKKIKTEDGRTVHLIISTKLMRNENGEQIGAVGIYKDITKVIELEEQIQRADKLALIGELAAGTAHEIRNPLTTIQGFIQLLKYELKGNNQQYLEIVLKEIAHINEIIKEMLLLAKPSAPQMKTASLNQIIKDTIGFMNAEGLLYNVKLGMKLADQLPSVDLDERQIKQVFINLIRNSIQAMDDGGEVIIKTSYDEIKRVIYVYVIDNGVGISEENLAKIYEPFYTTKETGTGLGIPISCRIMENHGGTLDIQSKLGEGTKVTLSFPLDRDDSF